Proteins encoded together in one Gemmatimonadales bacterium window:
- a CDS encoding RagB/SusD family nutrient uptake outer membrane protein, whose amino-acid sequence MKKQTYILLGLALAGLTACVDLKERLVGNVTTQYFASGAGLDAAVMGDYSLQRGFWGREEALTTTEYGTDLGTTGDQPNYKYIDTYAGGLNAAEPIFQYPWVAFYRAINSSNAVINRAPAVTDMDPVTKATRVGEAKFLRALDYFMVVRMYGAAPLSTLESQGVLTSAHRSPVDSIYLLIVQDLRDAIAALPAVQNNQGRATKGAAQALLAKVLLTRAYHPYPYEQASGVVQFLTSPPAFLREAGATSATDFAGAKAEADSVIASGTYSLLPVYEDNFCTRMGARGPGSYCNLPGSENNSELIWSVQFSAVAGQYAIGNGNTDFVYWLSFYDDRQGMERDCNNGRAFRRGRPTLYARNLWQRWTDSTHATVLDSRYDGTFQSVWYANATTTGACYQTQGAGRLAGYSVAANNCSFLPTFGGTACTNGQAFALGDTAMFQPGYVLDGAASCTGANGACSQTSRQARKYAVVEPCAAEPCPVQTVIGQYDWFRYPTIKKLQDDQRPDFNNQDGGRDIPVLRLADVYLIAAEAACAAAYGNATCTGTQGAILTEVTPVRLRAADCQISHGCSAATENANKILIMDATHMPATIDLEWILDERGRELIGEYQRWFDLARTGLWHRIPDDNFEASPAHGGFFNAAKHDLRPVPQTQIDNTAGGVSAFPQNPGY is encoded by the coding sequence ATGAAGAAACAGACATACATCCTCCTGGGACTGGCTCTCGCGGGACTCACCGCCTGTGTGGATCTCAAAGAGAGACTGGTCGGGAACGTCACCACCCAGTACTTCGCGTCGGGCGCGGGCCTGGACGCCGCCGTGATGGGCGACTACTCGCTGCAGCGCGGGTTCTGGGGACGCGAGGAGGCCCTGACCACGACCGAATACGGCACCGACCTCGGGACCACCGGCGACCAGCCCAACTACAAGTACATCGACACCTACGCCGGCGGGCTGAACGCCGCCGAACCGATCTTCCAGTACCCGTGGGTCGCCTTCTACCGCGCCATCAACAGCTCCAACGCGGTGATCAACCGGGCTCCGGCCGTCACCGACATGGATCCCGTGACGAAGGCGACGCGCGTCGGCGAGGCGAAGTTCCTCCGGGCCCTGGATTACTTCATGGTCGTCCGGATGTACGGGGCCGCGCCGCTCTCCACGCTCGAGTCCCAGGGCGTGCTCACCTCGGCACACCGCTCGCCCGTGGACTCGATCTACCTGCTGATCGTCCAGGACCTCAGGGACGCCATCGCCGCGCTTCCGGCCGTGCAGAACAACCAGGGCCGGGCGACGAAGGGCGCGGCCCAGGCGCTCCTGGCGAAGGTCCTGCTGACCCGCGCGTACCATCCGTACCCGTACGAGCAGGCCAGTGGCGTCGTCCAGTTCCTGACCAGTCCCCCCGCGTTCCTGCGCGAGGCGGGTGCGACGTCCGCGACCGACTTCGCCGGGGCGAAGGCCGAGGCCGACAGCGTGATCGCCAGCGGCACGTACTCGCTGCTGCCGGTCTACGAGGACAACTTCTGCACCCGGATGGGCGCTCGCGGACCGGGGTCGTACTGCAACCTTCCCGGCAGCGAGAACAACTCGGAGCTGATCTGGTCGGTCCAGTTCTCGGCGGTGGCCGGCCAATACGCGATCGGCAACGGCAACACGGACTTCGTGTACTGGCTCTCGTTCTACGACGATCGTCAGGGCATGGAGCGCGACTGCAACAACGGCCGTGCGTTCCGCCGCGGCCGCCCCACGTTGTATGCCCGGAACCTGTGGCAACGCTGGACGGATTCGACGCACGCGACCGTGCTCGACAGCCGCTATGACGGCACGTTCCAGAGCGTCTGGTACGCCAACGCCACGACCACCGGCGCCTGCTACCAGACCCAGGGCGCCGGCCGGTTGGCCGGTTACAGCGTGGCGGCGAACAACTGCTCGTTCCTGCCGACGTTCGGCGGCACCGCCTGCACCAACGGCCAGGCCTTCGCCCTCGGTGACACGGCGATGTTCCAGCCGGGGTACGTCCTCGACGGCGCCGCCTCCTGCACGGGTGCCAATGGAGCCTGCTCGCAGACCAGCCGCCAGGCGCGGAAGTACGCGGTCGTCGAGCCATGTGCCGCGGAACCGTGTCCGGTCCAAACCGTGATCGGTCAGTACGACTGGTTCCGCTACCCGACGATCAAGAAGCTGCAGGACGATCAGCGGCCGGACTTCAACAACCAGGACGGCGGCCGGGACATTCCGGTCCTGCGCCTCGCTGACGTCTACCTGATCGCGGCCGAGGCCGCCTGCGCGGCCGCGTACGGCAATGCAACCTGCACGGGCACTCAGGGAGCGATCCTGACGGAAGTCACGCCGGTGCGGCTGCGTGCCGCGGACTGCCAGATCAGCCACGGCTGCTCGGCGGCCACGGAGAACGCCAACAAGATCCTGATCATGGATGCGACGCACATGCCGGCCACGATCGATCTCGAGTGGATCCTGGACGAGCGCGGGCGCGAGCTGATCGGCGAGTACCAGCGCTGGTTCGACCTCGCCCGCACCGGCCTGTGGCACCGCATCCCGGACGACAACTTCGAGGCCTCGCCCGCGCACGGCGGCTTCTTCAACGCGGCGAAGCACGACCTGCGGCCGGTCCCGCAGACCCAGATCGACAACACGGCCGGCGGCGTGTCGGCGTTCCCGCAGAACCCGGGGTACTGA
- a CDS encoding SusC/RagA family TonB-linked outer membrane protein: protein MRQWILVLAALSVGANASAQNVGRLTGTVTAAEDGRALAGASVAVIGTNRTVFTNASGVYLIEQVPAGARQVRSRYLGYAPLTQSVTVARDQTDTLNFQMVSAPVQLEGIVATAYGEQERRELTGSIAQLNLTELRDVPLPNPAQLLQARVAGVDVVSSGYRPGAAMNVTIRGVRSITANNQPLYVIDGVPLVGGGIEDFNPAQIASIEVLKDASATAPYGSRGANGVILITTNRGEAGAGGGTSSISYDFQYGGSSALHFVDLMNGPQLAQERIDAARLANQTATWAYDNKLVAYCALNVKTNPVTGLPDTTAAGTTTWQALHPGCVTGTDWQRAIYRNGSQQQHRLSYNSVSGNARLSLSGTYLNQTGITVGQGYKQYAGTISFENTFGRLRLGATATGSRSVADIGGDNSVWSEALANSSLGAPYDSAGTPYGTLCSVCTLNQLPTGDPLRVNPLREEQAFIRQDITDRLFGSLFAELTLPAGFGYRLNFGPDLQNFSDGQFQGANTTVNGGNPVGNAQAGLAARENFRLTLDNIVTWNWAHENHKVDATGLYSITTTRFQSDSASAKTLPYDYQLWYNLGTGSAPQPPVSSYSTTATRSWMGRVNYTFKNRYSFTVTGREDGASVLAPGHQFAFFPSAGVSWQIGDEPFMKRLPIASDLISGLKLRASLGKTGNSSINPYQTEGSLSQTFYNFGSATANGYVPGSIPNPNLVWEKTTQFDFGTDFGILNNRVSGTFDIYREKTSDLLLTRSLPASTGFTSTLQNIGKTGNAGWELTFTTVNLTGEHNGPRWTTDFSFSHNQNYIISLTGGVGDDVADRWFIGQPVSLGTIASGDPLHQVYYDVKMIGIWQLADSALARQYGEKPGDIRVADLNGDGKIDGFDRVITGNTYPRLIASVYNRVTWGAFDLSFLLQGRIGYTFRDGFRIGQNLFDRYNDLNVQYWTPERCDGGPDPTKYDPPPGITGAQQAAIPNCNVWWSPSAGRQQPTFDDAGNGGAYAAPGYRIGTHWRVRNITLGYALPKSLVRHVRGISSMRVYVEAQDPWVFTSYYGYDPENGSANGPPSYRTVLVGATLGF from the coding sequence ATGAGACAATGGATACTGGTCCTAGCCGCTCTGAGCGTGGGGGCCAACGCCAGTGCGCAGAACGTCGGTCGGCTCACCGGCACCGTGACGGCGGCCGAGGACGGGCGGGCGCTCGCGGGGGCGAGCGTCGCCGTCATCGGCACCAACCGTACCGTCTTCACCAACGCCTCGGGTGTGTATCTGATCGAGCAGGTGCCCGCCGGCGCGCGGCAGGTGCGGTCGCGGTATCTGGGCTATGCGCCCCTGACGCAGAGTGTCACCGTCGCGCGTGACCAGACCGACACCCTGAACTTCCAGATGGTCTCGGCGCCGGTGCAGCTCGAGGGCATCGTCGCGACCGCCTACGGCGAGCAGGAGCGGCGCGAGCTGACGGGCTCCATCGCGCAGCTGAACCTCACCGAGCTGCGAGACGTTCCGCTGCCCAACCCGGCGCAGCTGCTGCAGGCGCGCGTGGCGGGCGTGGACGTCGTGAGCAGCGGGTACCGCCCCGGGGCGGCGATGAACGTCACCATCCGCGGCGTCCGGTCCATCACGGCGAACAACCAGCCGCTGTACGTGATCGACGGCGTGCCGCTGGTGGGGGGCGGGATCGAGGACTTCAACCCCGCCCAGATCGCCTCGATCGAGGTGCTGAAGGACGCCTCGGCGACGGCGCCCTACGGCTCGCGCGGCGCGAACGGCGTGATCCTGATCACGACGAACCGCGGCGAGGCGGGGGCGGGCGGCGGCACCTCGAGCATCAGCTACGACTTCCAGTACGGCGGCTCCTCGGCCCTGCACTTCGTGGACCTGATGAACGGCCCACAGCTCGCGCAGGAGCGGATCGACGCGGCGCGCCTGGCCAACCAGACCGCCACGTGGGCGTACGACAACAAGCTGGTCGCCTACTGCGCCCTGAACGTGAAGACCAACCCCGTCACCGGCCTGCCCGACACGACGGCGGCCGGCACGACCACGTGGCAGGCCCTGCATCCGGGATGCGTCACGGGGACGGACTGGCAGCGGGCGATCTACCGCAACGGCAGCCAGCAGCAGCACCGCCTGAGCTACAACTCGGTGTCGGGCAACGCGCGGCTGTCGCTGTCGGGCACGTACCTCAACCAGACCGGCATCACGGTCGGGCAGGGGTACAAGCAGTACGCCGGCACGATCAGCTTCGAGAACACCTTCGGGCGCCTGCGGCTCGGCGCCACGGCCACCGGATCGCGCTCGGTGGCGGACATCGGCGGCGACAATTCGGTCTGGAGCGAGGCGCTCGCCAACAGCTCCCTCGGCGCGCCCTACGACAGCGCCGGGACGCCGTACGGCACGCTGTGCAGCGTCTGCACCCTGAATCAGCTGCCCACGGGCGATCCGCTGCGGGTGAATCCGCTGCGCGAGGAGCAGGCCTTCATCCGCCAGGACATCACCGACCGGTTGTTCGGCTCGCTGTTCGCCGAGCTGACGCTGCCCGCCGGGTTCGGCTACCGCCTCAATTTCGGACCTGACCTCCAGAACTTCAGCGACGGCCAGTTCCAGGGTGCGAACACGACGGTCAACGGTGGCAACCCGGTCGGCAACGCCCAGGCGGGGCTCGCGGCCCGGGAGAACTTCCGCCTCACGCTGGACAACATCGTGACGTGGAACTGGGCCCACGAAAACCACAAGGTGGACGCGACCGGGCTGTACAGCATCACCACCACCCGCTTCCAGTCCGACTCCGCGTCCGCCAAGACTCTGCCCTACGACTATCAGCTCTGGTACAACCTCGGCACGGGCTCGGCGCCGCAGCCGCCGGTCAGCAGCTACAGCACGACGGCGACCCGCTCGTGGATGGGGCGCGTCAACTACACGTTCAAGAACCGGTACAGCTTCACGGTGACGGGGCGTGAGGACGGCGCCAGCGTCCTGGCGCCCGGGCACCAGTTCGCGTTCTTCCCGTCGGCCGGCGTGAGCTGGCAGATCGGCGACGAGCCGTTCATGAAGCGGTTGCCCATCGCCTCGGACCTGATCTCCGGCCTGAAACTGCGGGCCAGCCTCGGCAAGACCGGGAACTCGTCCATCAACCCGTACCAGACCGAAGGCAGCCTGAGCCAGACCTTCTACAACTTCGGCAGCGCGACCGCCAACGGGTACGTGCCGGGCTCGATCCCGAATCCGAACCTCGTGTGGGAGAAGACGACCCAGTTCGATTTCGGCACCGACTTCGGCATCCTGAACAACCGGGTGAGCGGCACGTTCGACATCTACCGGGAGAAGACCAGCGACCTGCTGCTCACGCGGTCGCTGCCCGCCTCCACCGGCTTCACCTCGACGCTCCAGAACATCGGGAAGACGGGGAACGCCGGCTGGGAGCTGACCTTCACGACCGTCAACCTGACCGGGGAGCACAACGGCCCGCGGTGGACGACGGACTTCAGCTTCTCGCACAACCAGAACTACATCATCAGCCTCACGGGCGGCGTCGGCGACGACGTCGCCGACCGCTGGTTCATCGGCCAGCCGGTGAGCCTGGGCACGATCGCGTCCGGCGATCCGCTGCACCAGGTCTACTACGACGTCAAGATGATCGGCATCTGGCAGCTCGCCGACTCCGCGCTCGCCCGGCAGTACGGGGAGAAGCCGGGCGACATCCGGGTCGCCGACCTCAACGGCGACGGCAAGATCGACGGGTTCGACCGGGTGATCACGGGCAACACGTACCCGCGGCTGATCGCCAGCGTCTACAACCGCGTCACCTGGGGCGCGTTCGACCTCTCGTTCCTGCTCCAGGGGCGCATCGGCTACACCTTCCGGGACGGGTTCAGGATCGGCCAGAACCTGTTCGACCGCTACAACGACCTGAACGTCCAGTACTGGACGCCCGAGCGGTGCGACGGCGGCCCGGACCCGACGAAGTACGATCCCCCGCCGGGCATCACGGGGGCGCAGCAGGCCGCCATCCCGAACTGCAACGTGTGGTGGTCCCCCAGCGCCGGGCGTCAGCAGCCGACGTTCGACGACGCCGGCAACGGCGGCGCCTATGCCGCGCCGGGCTACCGGATCGGGACGCACTGGCGGGTGCGCAACATCACCCTCGGGTACGCGCTGCCCAAGTCGCTGGTGCGGCACGTGCGGGGCATCAGCTCCATGCGGGTCTACGTCGAGGCCCAGGATCCGTGGGTGTTCACCAGCTACTACGGGTACGATCCCGAGAACGGCAGCGCCAACGGTCCGCCGAGCTACCGCACCGTGCTCGTCGGCGCGACCCTGGGCTTCTAG
- the xylA gene encoding xylose isomerase — MSPKAPQDAFTPRPEHHFTFGLWTVGNTGRDPFGDPVRAPLAPVRIVEQLAELGAYGVNLHDNDLVPQGATAADRDRIVREFKAALAASGMKVPMATTNLFGDPVFRDGAFTSNDAKVRAYALQKTMAAMDLGVELGAETYVFWGGREGSETNAAKDPGTALKWFREALNFLCDYARSQKYALRFALEAKPNEPRGDIYLPTTGHMLAFLYTLDHPEMVGLNPEVAHEQMAGLDFSHGVAQALEAGKLFHIDLNGQKPGRFDQDLRFGSDDPRAAFFLVKLLEDARWPGMRHFDSHAYRTEDEAGVWDFALGSMRTYLILKDKAERFAKDAEIQQLLGELRTRGAAGAGRTAFSPERAAALKAERFDLPTLRARGYAYERLDQLTTELLLGVR; from the coding sequence ATGAGTCCGAAGGCCCCGCAGGACGCGTTCACACCCCGCCCCGAGCACCACTTCACGTTCGGCCTGTGGACGGTGGGCAACACGGGGCGCGATCCGTTCGGCGACCCGGTACGCGCACCGCTGGCGCCGGTGCGCATCGTGGAGCAGCTGGCGGAGCTCGGCGCCTACGGCGTCAACCTGCACGACAACGACCTGGTGCCGCAGGGCGCGACGGCGGCCGACCGGGACCGGATCGTGCGCGAGTTCAAGGCCGCGCTCGCGGCGAGCGGCATGAAGGTCCCGATGGCGACCACCAACCTGTTCGGCGACCCGGTGTTCCGCGACGGTGCCTTCACCAGCAACGACGCGAAGGTGCGCGCCTACGCGTTGCAGAAGACCATGGCCGCGATGGACCTCGGCGTGGAGCTCGGTGCGGAGACCTACGTGTTCTGGGGCGGCCGCGAGGGCAGCGAGACCAATGCGGCCAAGGACCCGGGCACGGCGCTGAAGTGGTTCCGCGAGGCGCTCAACTTCCTGTGCGACTACGCCCGCTCGCAGAAGTACGCGCTCCGGTTCGCGCTCGAGGCGAAGCCGAACGAGCCGCGGGGCGACATCTACCTGCCCACCACCGGCCACATGCTGGCGTTCCTCTACACGCTCGACCACCCCGAGATGGTGGGGCTCAATCCGGAGGTGGCGCACGAGCAGATGGCGGGGCTCGACTTCTCGCACGGCGTGGCGCAGGCGCTCGAGGCGGGCAAGCTGTTCCACATCGACCTCAACGGACAGAAGCCGGGCCGCTTCGACCAGGACCTGCGGTTCGGCAGCGACGATCCGCGCGCCGCGTTCTTCCTGGTGAAGCTGCTCGAGGACGCGCGCTGGCCCGGGATGCGGCACTTCGACAGCCACGCCTACCGGACCGAGGACGAGGCCGGGGTGTGGGACTTCGCCCTGGGCTCGATGCGCACCTACCTGATCCTCAAGGACAAGGCGGAGCGGTTCGCGAAGGACGCCGAGATCCAGCAGCTGCTGGGCGAGCTGCGGACCCGCGGCGCGGCGGGCGCGGGCCGGACGGCCTTCAGCCCGGAGCGGGCAGCCGCGCTCAAGGCCGAGCGGTTCGACCTTCCGACGCTGCGCGCCCGCGGCTACGCCTACGAGCGGCTCGACCAGCTCACGACCGAGCTGCTGCTGGGGGTGCGCTGA
- a CDS encoding alpha-glucuronidase family glycosyl hydrolase codes for MRGPARWLPVILACALLASTGPRPSAEDGYELWLRYRVVDDTARLGEYRRDLTALVVAGDSPTLRAARNELTRGLGGLLGRPVRPARTVSGDGTVLVGTPAGSPAIASLRLDADLARAGDEGYVLRAVHLGARPVIVIAANRDVGALYGAFQLLRLIQTHQSLEHLAVVAAPRVRLRMLDHWDNADGSVTRGYAGASLWAWNSLPEYLTPRYRDYARADASIGINAVALNNVNGDPRFLTAAYLAKTAALAGVFRPYGIRVFLAARFSAPVDIGGLGTADPLDTAVQAWWRAKADEIYRVIPDFGGFLVKANSEGEPGPQDYHRSHADGANLLAAALAPHGGVVIWRAFVYSSAVPTDRVMQAYDEFVPLDGKFRPNVLIQVKNGPLDFQPREPFHPLFGAMPRTPLMLELQVTKEYLGQDTHLAYLGTMWREVLDADTYARGPGSTVARVVDGSLFSHRLTGVAGVANVGADRNWCGSIFNQANWYALGRLAWDPGLSAAAVAEEWVRATFSNDTAVVRPVTAMMLASREAVVNYMTPLGLAHQMAYEHHYGPGPWVSGGRPDWMPVYFARADSAGVGFDRTPAGSNAVRQYFPPLRQRFASLDSVPENLLLWFHHVPWTARLRSGRTLWEELLRHYQMGIDTVRWMQATWDSLAGRLDTERFDSVRTYLGIQAAEARWWRDASVSWWQRFSDLPIPPGYEPPRHPLEFYQRLGCPADVHKPRCPAIEETP; via the coding sequence ATGCGCGGACCCGCGCGCTGGCTCCCCGTCATCCTGGCCTGCGCCCTGCTGGCGAGCACCGGCCCGCGCCCGAGCGCCGAGGACGGCTACGAGCTGTGGCTGCGCTACCGCGTGGTGGACGACACCGCGCGTCTCGGCGAGTACCGGCGCGACCTCACCGCGCTGGTCGTGGCCGGCGACTCCCCCACCCTGCGCGCGGCGCGGAACGAGTTGACGCGCGGGCTCGGAGGCCTGCTCGGGAGGCCGGTGCGCCCGGCGCGCACCGTCTCCGGCGACGGCACCGTCCTGGTGGGCACGCCGGCCGGCTCGCCGGCGATCGCCTCCCTCCGGCTGGACGCGGATCTCGCCCGCGCCGGGGACGAGGGCTACGTGCTCCGGGCCGTACACCTGGGGGCGCGGCCCGTCATCGTGATCGCCGCCAACCGCGACGTCGGCGCGCTGTACGGCGCGTTCCAGCTGCTGCGGCTGATCCAGACCCACCAGTCGCTCGAGCACCTCGCCGTCGTCGCCGCGCCCCGGGTCCGCCTCAGGATGCTCGACCACTGGGACAACGCCGACGGGTCGGTGACGCGCGGCTACGCGGGCGCGTCGCTGTGGGCGTGGAACAGCCTCCCCGAGTACCTGACGCCGCGCTACCGCGATTACGCGCGGGCCGACGCCTCGATCGGCATCAACGCGGTGGCGCTGAACAACGTCAACGGCGACCCCCGCTTCCTCACCGCGGCGTACCTGGCCAAGACGGCCGCCCTGGCCGGCGTCTTCCGGCCCTACGGGATCCGGGTGTTCCTCGCGGCGCGGTTCAGCGCCCCGGTGGACATCGGCGGGCTCGGCACGGCGGACCCGCTCGACACCGCGGTGCAGGCGTGGTGGAGGGCGAAGGCGGACGAGATCTACCGGGTGATACCCGACTTCGGCGGCTTCCTGGTCAAGGCCAACTCGGAGGGCGAGCCCGGCCCGCAGGACTACCACCGGTCGCACGCCGACGGGGCGAACCTGCTCGCCGCCGCGCTCGCTCCCCACGGCGGCGTGGTGATCTGGCGCGCGTTCGTCTACAGCAGCGCGGTGCCGACCGACCGGGTGATGCAGGCGTACGACGAGTTCGTGCCGCTCGACGGGAAGTTCCGCCCCAACGTCCTGATCCAGGTGAAGAACGGCCCGCTCGACTTCCAGCCGCGCGAGCCGTTCCATCCGCTGTTCGGCGCGATGCCCCGCACGCCCCTGATGCTCGAGCTGCAGGTCACCAAGGAGTACCTCGGCCAGGACACGCACCTGGCGTACCTCGGCACGATGTGGCGGGAGGTCCTGGACGCCGACACGTACGCGCGCGGCCCGGGCTCCACGGTGGCCCGGGTGGTGGACGGCTCGCTGTTCTCCCACCGGCTCACGGGGGTCGCCGGGGTGGCGAACGTCGGCGCCGACCGGAACTGGTGCGGCTCGATCTTCAACCAGGCGAACTGGTACGCGCTCGGCCGCCTGGCCTGGGACCCCGGCCTCTCGGCGGCGGCCGTCGCGGAGGAGTGGGTCCGCGCGACCTTCTCGAACGACACGGCCGTCGTGCGGCCGGTCACCGCGATGATGCTCGCCTCGCGCGAGGCGGTGGTGAACTACATGACCCCGCTCGGGCTCGCCCACCAGATGGCCTACGAGCACCACTACGGACCCGGGCCGTGGGTCTCCGGCGGCCGCCCCGACTGGATGCCGGTGTACTTCGCGCGCGCCGACAGCGCGGGCGTGGGCTTCGACCGCACGCCGGCGGGCAGCAACGCCGTGCGGCAGTACTTCCCGCCGCTCCGGCAGCGGTTCGCCAGCCTCGACTCGGTGCCGGAGAATCTGCTGCTCTGGTTCCACCACGTGCCGTGGACGGCGCGGCTGCGCTCCGGCCGCACGCTGTGGGAGGAGCTGCTGCGCCACTACCAGATGGGGATCGACACCGTCCGCTGGATGCAGGCCACCTGGGACTCGCTGGCGGGGCGGCTGGACACCGAGCGGTTCGATTCCGTGCGCACGTACCTCGGGATCCAGGCGGCCGAGGCGCGCTGGTGGCGCGACGCCTCGGTGAGCTGGTGGCAACGCTTCTCCGATCTGCCGATCCCGCCGGGGTACGAGCCGCCCCGGCATCCCCTGGAGTTCTACCAGCGGCTCGGCTGCCCGGCCGACGTCCACAAGCCGCGCTGCCCCGCCATCGAGGAGACGCCATGA
- a CDS encoding enolase C-terminal domain-like protein, protein MKIADIRATPVTVPLQAPLRHANGCHWGRFVRTIVEVESDDGRIGLGELGGGGESATAAVLGLKPYLVGRDPAGLEELRFQIANPTASLYNNRTQLMAAIEFACLDLLGQKWGAPVSDILGGRVRDEVRFASYLFFRYANAADGGGEVRTPDQLVAEALALKQQHGFATHKLKGGVFPPDYELACYRAVAEALPGDTLRFDPNGVWSAEQAVRFARAIETIANDYLEDPVYGMDGMRRTRQQARMPLATNTVIVGFEQLAANVRDPAVDVILLDTTFWGGIRACVKAAGICEAFQFGVGVHSSGELGIQLATMLHLGAVLPNLGFAADAHYHHLKDDVIAGGKLRYRGGAIAVPSAPGLGVTLDRDKLAEYHELFRRLGPYPYDRDPLRPGWAPLLPNQRWADPDDARIPALAG, encoded by the coding sequence GGCGCCCCTGCGCCACGCCAACGGCTGCCACTGGGGACGGTTCGTCCGGACCATCGTCGAGGTCGAGAGCGACGACGGCCGGATCGGCCTCGGCGAGCTGGGCGGCGGCGGGGAGAGCGCGACCGCCGCGGTCCTGGGCCTCAAGCCCTACCTGGTGGGGCGCGACCCGGCCGGCCTCGAGGAGCTGCGCTTCCAGATCGCCAACCCGACCGCCTCGCTGTACAACAACCGCACCCAGCTCATGGCCGCGATCGAGTTCGCGTGCCTCGACCTGCTGGGCCAGAAGTGGGGCGCGCCGGTCAGCGACATCCTCGGCGGGCGGGTGCGCGACGAGGTGCGGTTCGCCTCCTACCTGTTCTTCCGCTACGCCAACGCGGCCGACGGCGGCGGCGAGGTTCGCACCCCGGACCAGCTGGTGGCCGAGGCGCTGGCGCTGAAGCAGCAGCACGGGTTCGCCACCCACAAGCTCAAGGGCGGCGTCTTCCCGCCCGACTACGAGCTGGCGTGCTATCGCGCCGTGGCCGAGGCCCTGCCCGGCGACACCCTGCGCTTCGACCCCAACGGCGTGTGGTCGGCGGAGCAGGCGGTCCGGTTCGCCCGCGCGATCGAGACCATCGCGAACGACTACCTCGAGGACCCGGTGTACGGGATGGACGGCATGCGCCGCACCCGGCAGCAGGCGCGCATGCCCCTCGCGACCAACACGGTGATCGTCGGCTTCGAGCAGCTGGCGGCCAACGTGCGCGATCCCGCCGTGGACGTGATCCTCCTGGACACGACGTTCTGGGGCGGCATCCGCGCCTGCGTGAAGGCCGCGGGCATCTGCGAGGCCTTCCAGTTCGGCGTCGGCGTCCACTCCTCGGGCGAGCTCGGCATCCAGCTCGCCACGATGCTGCACCTGGGCGCCGTGCTGCCGAACCTCGGCTTCGCCGCGGACGCGCACTACCACCACCTCAAGGACGACGTGATCGCGGGCGGCAAGCTGCGCTACCGGGGCGGCGCCATCGCGGTGCCCAGCGCGCCCGGCCTCGGCGTCACGCTCGACCGCGACAAGCTGGCCGAGTACCACGAGCTGTTCCGTCGCCTCGGCCCCTACCCCTACGACCGGGACCCCCTGCGCCCGGGCTGGGCGCCCCTCCTCCCCAATCAGCGCTGGGCGGATCCCGACGACGCCCGCATCCCCGCGCTGGCCGGCTGA